The Corylus avellana chromosome ca8, CavTom2PMs-1.0 genome has a segment encoding these proteins:
- the LOC132190881 gene encoding blue copper protein 1a-like — translation MASSQYFFILAIVAIIVPSILATEFVVGDDKGWTINFDYQAWAQGKEFHVGDTLVFKYKEGVHNVLKVNGTGFQQCVAPLGIEALINGNDVITLVTSGRKWCICGVAKHCENGNQKLAITVLPQTVSPAPSPVSAAKECVKPIYYGWMLVVFGILAMVMMTASMDALKKQNEELATKLIAVEGRNGRRERELEARREKEHEERR, via the exons ATGGCATCTTCCCAATATTTCTTCATCCTTGCAATCGTAGCAATTATTGTCCCTTCAATTTTGGCCACAGAATTTGTGGTTGGTGATGACAAGGGTTGGACCATTAACTTTGACTACCAAGCTTGGGCTCAAGGAAAGGAGTTTCATGTCGGGGACACTCTTG TTTTCAAGTATAAAGAGGGAGTTCATAATGTTCTTAAAGTCAATGGAACTGGCTtccaacaatgtgttgcacCATTGGGAATTGAGGCCCTAATTAATGGAAATGATGTGATTACACTAGTAACCTCGGGAAGAAAATGGTGTATTTGTGGTGTTGCCAAACATTGTGAGAATGGAAACCAAAAACTTGCCATTACAGTGCTTCCTCAGACAGTGTCTCCAGCACCTTCTCCTGTTTCAGCAGCCAAGGAATGCGTTAAACCTATATATTATGGGTGGATGTTGGTTGTTTTTGGCATCCTTGCCATGGTTATG ATGACTGCTTCTATGGACGCATTGAAGAAGCAGAATGAGGAGCTTGCTACCAAACTCATAGCTGTTGAGGGCCGTAATGGCCGAAGAGAGCGTGAGCTAGAAGCAAGGCGGGAGAAGGAGCATGAAGAAAGGCGTTAA